The segment CCCGCGCCGTGGCAACACCATCGCCCCACAGCGCGTAGACAATGCGGCCCCTCCCCACCATGCCGGCCACCACCGGTCCGGTGTGGATGCCCATGGAGACGCGGATCGGATCGGGGTAGCGAGCTCCGACGCTTGCCGTGGCCTCCGCCATTTGCAGCGCCAGGCCGGCAATGGCGTCGGCGTGGTCGGCCCGCGGCGTGGGCAGGCCGGCGGCCAGCAGGTAGGCGTGCCCCTCGGTGTGCACGGTTTCCAGGGCGTAGCGATCGGCCAGCTCCTCGTAGGCCTCGAACAGCTCGTTAACCCGTCGTACCAGCTCGGCCGGTCCTGCCCGCGCCGCCAGCCGCGTCAGCCCCTCGAGCCCGGCGCACAGCACCGAGACCTCCTCGAACGCCTCGGCGATCTCCGTCTCGCCGCGCCGCAGCCGCTCGGCAACCGGCCGGGGGGACACGCTCAGCAGCAGGTTCTCCACCAGCCTCTGCTCCGCCGCGAGCCGCTCGAGGTGCGCGCGCTCGCGCTCGCGCGCGCGCTTCAGCTCGAGACACGCGCCGATGCGAGCCCCCAGCAGCGCCGGGTCGAACGGCTTGGACAGGTAGTCCGCTGCGCCGATCTCGATGCAGCGCACGACGCTGTCCATCTCGTCCAGTGACGAGATCATGATCACGGGCGTCTGCCGCAACGCCTCGTCCTGCTTCATGCGCCGGAGCACCTCGATCCCGTCGATCTCCGGCATCATGATGTCCAGCAGCACCAGATCGTAGTCCCCGGCCTGGAGCGTCTCGAGCGCCTGCCTCCCGTTCTCCGCTGTGGCCACGGTGTAACCCTGGCGCGCGAGCTGGCGCGAGAGCAGGTCCCGGTTCAGCGGGTTGTCATCCACCACCAGGAGCCGTCCCTGATGAATCTCGGCCGCGGCCGCCGTCTCCCGGCTCACCGGCCGGATCTTGGACAGTACCTGGCGCGCGATGGCGGAGGCACGGGACAGCTCGGAGCTGGCCGGCGCCGCTGCCGGCGCCGAGAGCCCGACCACGGAATCGAGCAGCGCCAGCAGCGTGCGCGCTGCTTCGAGGATGCGGTTCAGGTCCGGCACCATCCCGTCCCGGCCCGTCTCGCGGCTGCTCTCGATCAGCAGTTCCGCGTAGCCGACGATGGCGTTCAGCGGCGTACGCAGGTCATGACGGAGCTCAGCGCCGTAAGCCTCGAGTTCCCGCTCGATCCCGCCGTCTGCCAGCCTGGACGGGTCCAGGATGGAATCCACCAGCGAGAGTAACTGCTTGCCCGCCGCGCGGATCTTCTCCAGGTCGCCGAGCAGCTCCTGCGAGCCGGCCGCCGGCGTGTCCTCGAGCAGCATCTCGCTGTAGCCGATGATGGCGTTGATCGGCGTCCGCAGCTCATGCCGCAAGTGCGCCAGCGAGGCCCGCTTCACCCGGTCCGGATCGGGCACCTCCGCCGCCTGCGCCTGCGCACTCCCGGGCGGCGCCGCGCCGGCAGGGACGCCCTCCGCGCCCCGGGCCGGCGCCCGCACCATGCCGGGACCTGCCGGCGGCGGCGCGAACCTTGGCGCGGCCGCTGCCGCCGCACGCAGAGCCGCCAGCCCCGAAAGCCCTGGTGCCGGCCTGCCCGCTGGCGCCTCCGCGCGGCGGCCCAGCGCTTCGGCCGCCGGGAGCCGCGCTTTCGCCCGTGCGGCGGCACGCGGCGCCGGTCCCGTGCGCTTCACCCCCTCGGGCGTCACGTCGAAGGCCCAGGCCAGGGTCAGCGCAATGGGCAGGCCGAAGAGCAGCAGGACGATCAGCAGGCGGAAGGCCCAGTCTGGGAGGAGCAGCGCCGGGAACACCGCGTCGGCGAGCTGCGTGAGACCTGCGCCCACGGCCACATAGACCAGCCCAACCTGATAGACCTTGCGGCGCTTCAGTTCGCGGAGAAAGGACCTGATCCTGGGAACCGGCTTGTCGGTCATGGGCTTCGAAACGGGATCTTCCGGCCAGGAATAGCGCAGGAAAGCGCTTCCAAGATGCACCGCCCCGGCACGCGCGGGCAAGGATGCGGGCAGGGATGGTGGCCTTTCGCCCGCTCAAAAAACTTGACACGGCGGACGGCGGACCGGACTATTTACTCCTCGGGCGTCCTCTCCCGGCGCTTGCACGGGCCGGACAGGCGGCCCGTGCCCACTGCCTGTTCATTTCCGGACCTCGCGCTTTCCAGGCGCTCGCAACGCTTGCGAGCGCGGCCAGAACGCTACCGGGAGAATCCATGCCGACCCGGCGAGCAGGAAGATCTGCGCCTCCGCCTGGCCGCCGCGACCTGGCCCGCCGCCAGGCGGCGCTACTGCGACTGAGCACGCAGCTCGCCGCCGCCCACGACGAGAACGAGCTCTGCCGCTGCATCGTGGACGGCCTGCACGACCGGGAGCTCGGCTACGACTACCTCGCCCTTTTCCTGGTCGACGAGGCAACCGGCGAGCGCGTCCTGCGCACTGCCGCGGGCTGGAGCGACGCGCCGACTGGCCTGCGCCTGCCCCCCGGGCAGGGGCTCAGCGACCGCCCGTTGCGGGATGGAAGGCTGCACTACTCGCCGGATGTAACCCGCGAAACCGCCTACATTCCCAGCCCCATGGCGGGCTCCGAAATCGACCTGCCGCTCCCCATTGACGGCGGGATCGTCGGCGTCGTGGTGGTGGAGAGCAGTCGTAAGAACGCCTTCGACCAGGAGGACTTCGACATCCTGACCGTGGCCACAAACCAGGCGGGCATCGCCCTGGGCCGCGCCCGCCTGCTCGCGGCGGAGCGCCGTCGCGCCGATGAGCACAAGGCGCTGCTCGACACCATGGCCGACCTCTCCGCGCAGCTCGAGCTGTCGCGACTGCTCCAGGCCGTGCTCGAGCGCGCTGTCGCCCTCCTGGGCGTGACCGGCGGGGAACTGGCCATCTACGACGAGGTCCGGCGGGAGCTGGTCATTGTCGCCAGTCACAACATCGGCAAGGACTCGACGGGCGTACGCATGGCGCTGGGCGAAGGAGCCATGGGGCGTGTGGCGCAGACGCAGGAGCCGCTCATCATCCCCCGCTATCAGGAGTGGGCCAGCCGCTCGCAACAGTACACGCAGAGCACGGTGCAGGCCGTCATGTGTGCGCCGCTGCTGGTCGGGCAACGGCTGGTGGGCGCGTTCGCGGCCGTGCACAACGACCCCGCGCGCCAGTTCGGGCCGGACGACCTCCGGCTCCTCAACATGTTCGCGCCCCAGGCCGCCATTGCCATCGAGAACGCCCGCCTCTTCACCTCCGCCCA is part of the Gemmatimonadota bacterium genome and harbors:
- a CDS encoding response regulator, which gives rise to MTDKPVPRIRSFLRELKRRKVYQVGLVYVAVGAGLTQLADAVFPALLLPDWAFRLLIVLLLFGLPIALTLAWAFDVTPEGVKRTGPAPRAAARAKARLPAAEALGRRAEAPAGRPAPGLSGLAALRAAAAAAPRFAPPPAGPGMVRAPARGAEGVPAGAAPPGSAQAQAAEVPDPDRVKRASLAHLRHELRTPINAIIGYSEMLLEDTPAAGSQELLGDLEKIRAAGKQLLSLVDSILDPSRLADGGIERELEAYGAELRHDLRTPLNAIVGYAELLIESSRETGRDGMVPDLNRILEAARTLLALLDSVVGLSAPAAAPASSELSRASAIARQVLSKIRPVSRETAAAAEIHQGRLLVVDDNPLNRDLLSRQLARQGYTVATAENGRQALETLQAGDYDLVLLDIMMPEIDGIEVLRRMKQDEALRQTPVIMISSLDEMDSVVRCIEIGAADYLSKPFDPALLGARIGACLELKRARERERAHLERLAAEQRLVENLLLSVSPRPVAERLRRGETEIAEAFEEVSVLCAGLEGLTRLAARAGPAELVRRVNELFEAYEELADRYALETVHTEGHAYLLAAGLPTPRADHADAIAGLALQMAEATASVGARYPDPIRVSMGIHTGPVVAGMVGRGRIVYALWGDGVATARELAAHGVAGSIHVSAPSYARLRERFAFESRGVVEIPGKGQMRTYLLAGPALRPA
- a CDS encoding GAF domain-containing protein, whose amino-acid sequence is MPTRRAGRSAPPPGRRDLARRQAALLRLSTQLAAAHDENELCRCIVDGLHDRELGYDYLALFLVDEATGERVLRTAAGWSDAPTGLRLPPGQGLSDRPLRDGRLHYSPDVTRETAYIPSPMAGSEIDLPLPIDGGIVGVVVVESSRKNAFDQEDFDILTVATNQAGIALGRARLLAAERRRADEHKALLDTMADLSAQLELSRLLQAVLERAVALLGVTGGELAIYDEVRRELVIVASHNIGKDSTGVRMALGEGAMGRVAQTQEPLIIPRYQEWASRSQQYTQSTVQAVMCAPLLVGQRLVGAFAAVHNDPARQFGPDDLRLLNMFAPQAAIAIENARLFTSAQRQRQYFEAVVVNSPVAIVTLDLDYKIVSCNPAFERLYGYAQAEIIGRDLDELITDEATRAEAVGYTRTALGGPVHSITRRRRKDGTLVDVEVLGVPVVVDGERVGLMGLYHDITELLRARREAEAASRAKSQFLASMSHELRTPLNAIIGYSEMLAEEAEELE